A segment of the Candidatus Baltobacteraceae bacterium genome:
GGCGAAAGATGCTGCAAGCCGTAGGCGCTGGCGAGGAACTCGATCGTTTGGCGCGCCGCCGCCGCGGCCGCCGCCGTGCGCTCGAGATTGGCCGCCTCGGTGTTCACGAGGCGATGGATGCGATTCTTCGTCTCTTTGAGCGCGCGCACGTCTTCGAGCTGCAGCACCGCGCCGTGCGCGCCGATCACCGCGAGCACGTCGGCGATCGCATCGAAGTCCTTGTAGTAGAGCACGTAGCGCCCTTTGCGAATCACGCGCTTGGGTTCGTGCGCGACCGCGCGCAGCGTCCAGCTCAAGCGTTCGGCGTGCTCGCTATCGGGCAAGACGAACTCCAAATGATAGCCCTTCGCGCCGGCCGAGATCGACCCGCTCGCGAGCAGCGCGGCCCGCGCCTCCATCACGCGATCGCACTTGTGCATCGGCTTTTTCGGCCACCCGCGCAAGCGCTCCGGCAAGGCGATGCGATACGAGGGCGCCCGAAACAACCGAGTCCCCTCAACCTTCTCGATCCTCCCCGTATCATCGCGAACCCGCCCCTTGTCATCGCGAGCTTGCCCCTTGTCATCCTTAGCTTGGTCTTTGTCATCCTGAGCTTGTCGAAGGACGCGAAACAACCGTGCCACCGTATTGCGATGCGTAACGAACGCTTCGCCGCGCGCGTCGCGCCCGTAGAGCGCGAGCGCCGTCAACAACG
Coding sequences within it:
- the whiA gene encoding DNA-binding protein WhiA, with the translated sequence MSSSFSADTKDALAREVPDAPHCREALLTALALYGRDARGEAFVTHRNTVARLFRVLRQAQDDKDQAKDDKGQARDDKGRVRDDTGRIEKVEGTRLFRAPSYRIALPERLRGWPKKPMHKCDRVMEARAALLASGSISAGAKGYHLEFVLPDSEHAERLSWTLRAVAHEPKRVIRKGRYVLYYKDFDAIADVLAVIGAHGAVLQLEDVRALKETKNRIHRLVNTEAANLERTAAAAAAARQTIEFLASAYGLQHLSPALREIAELRVEYPDESLAELGQRCNPPIGKPTANSRLGALTRLARRLHR